A genome region from Candidatus Rokuibacteriota bacterium includes the following:
- a CDS encoding nucleotidyltransferase domain-containing protein: MGMKIAARKPRPRTPSSGLADALFAKVQQRVLGVLFGNPRRSFYANEVIGLARSGTGAVQRELARLEASGLVTVNRVGKQKHYQANAGSPVFEELRALVLKTFALADVLRAALAPVFRSIRAAFVYGSIAKGQDTAASDIDLMVISDRLTYADLFSALEEASSQLGRKVAPTIYSSKELSKRVKQDNVFVTRVLAQPKLWLIGGESDLAA, translated from the coding sequence ATGGGAATGAAGATCGCCGCACGGAAGCCCCGTCCCAGGACTCCATCCTCGGGCTTGGCCGACGCCCTGTTCGCCAAGGTGCAGCAGCGCGTACTGGGCGTACTTTTCGGCAATCCCCGGCGGAGCTTCTATGCAAACGAGGTGATCGGTCTGGCACGCTCCGGTACGGGCGCTGTGCAGCGGGAGCTTGCTCGGCTCGAGGCATCCGGCCTCGTGACGGTCAACCGCGTCGGCAAACAGAAGCACTATCAGGCAAACGCCGGCTCGCCAGTGTTCGAGGAGCTGCGAGCGCTGGTGCTCAAGACCTTCGCGCTGGCCGACGTGTTGCGTGCGGCGCTGGCACCCGTCTTCCGAAGCATCCGCGCGGCGTTCGTTTACGGGTCGATCGCGAAAGGCCAGGACACCGCGGCGAGCGACATCGATCTGATGGTGATTAGCGACCGCCTGACATATGCAGACCTGTTCTCTGCGCTGGAAGAAGCGTCCTCACAACTCGGACGGAAAGTCGCTCCCACGATCTATTCGTCCAAGGAGCTGTCGAAGCGCGTAAAACAGGACAATGTCTTCGTGACGCGAGTCCTGGCGCAACCCAAATTGTGGCTGATTGGTGGTGAGAGTGACCTCGCCGCTTGA